The Peribacillus sp. FSL E2-0218 genome contains a region encoding:
- a CDS encoding polysaccharide biosynthesis protein: MIKNRKILVTGGTGSWGYELVRQLLDFEPSEIRIFSRNESNQFTMKQEFDNNPKLQFIIGDVKEKEALVEACQGVDYIFHLAALKHVPVCEDQPIEALKTNVIGTQNVIEAAISCNVHSVVNISTDKASNPSNFYGLSKAMAERLIIHANTLNTKTRFVCIRGGNVLGTNGSVIHVFKKQIKEKGKIGITDLNMTRFFLTIQEAIKLVFKATFESVGGEIFVMKMPSCKIIDLAEVLIEASKKTDVEVEVLGIRPGEKLHEILLSEYESTTAIAYDDEYYVILPAIHIKGIKEHYAQYQPVSLEDYNSATGLIDKSKIKEMLKNGGFI; the protein is encoded by the coding sequence TTGATTAAGAATCGTAAAATTTTAGTAACAGGCGGTACAGGCTCGTGGGGATATGAATTGGTTCGTCAATTATTGGATTTCGAACCAAGTGAAATCCGGATTTTCTCCAGAAATGAATCGAACCAATTCACGATGAAACAGGAATTCGATAATAATCCAAAGCTGCAATTCATCATTGGCGACGTAAAAGAAAAGGAAGCATTGGTGGAGGCATGCCAAGGCGTCGATTATATTTTCCATTTGGCAGCTTTAAAGCATGTGCCTGTATGTGAAGATCAACCGATCGAAGCGCTAAAAACGAATGTGATAGGAACACAGAATGTAATAGAAGCAGCCATTAGCTGTAATGTACATTCGGTCGTGAACATTTCCACCGACAAAGCATCCAATCCATCCAATTTTTATGGTCTTTCAAAAGCTATGGCGGAAAGATTGATCATCCACGCGAATACGTTAAACACGAAAACCAGATTCGTATGTATCCGCGGCGGCAATGTTTTAGGAACCAACGGAAGCGTCATTCACGTCTTCAAAAAGCAAATTAAAGAAAAAGGGAAAATCGGAATAACCGACTTGAATATGACCAGGTTCTTTTTGACCATTCAAGAAGCGATAAAATTAGTATTCAAAGCAACGTTTGAAAGTGTCGGCGGAGAAATATTCGTGATGAAGATGCCTTCCTGTAAAATCATCGACCTTGCTGAAGTGTTGATCGAAGCATCGAAAAAGACAGATGTGGAAGTCGAGGTCCTGGGTATACGTCCGGGTGAAAAGCTCCATGAAATCCTGCTTTCGGAATATGAAAGCACGACGGCCATTGCCTATGATGATGAATATTATGTCATCCTTCCAGCCATCCACATCAAGGGGATAAAGGAGCATTACGCCCAATACCAGCCTGTTAGTTTGGAAGATTATAACTCTGCCACAGGGTTGATCGATAAATCAAAAATCAAGGAAATGTTAAAGAATGGGGGCTTCATTTAA